The Thermoflavifilum sp. genome contains a region encoding:
- a CDS encoding OsmC family protein, with product MKISLQRVDDGFRMKAVDEQGHVVHMDASPETGGHGNGVRPMHMLIMGLGGCTAIDVIMILKKQRQEIQDFRIEIEAEREKDKEPALWEKAHIRFLLTGHIEPGKAERAVELSMQKYCSVAETLRRSGTQLSWEVQVNAGLS from the coding sequence ATGAAAATATCACTACAAAGAGTTGATGACGGATTCCGCATGAAAGCCGTCGATGAACAGGGACATGTTGTACACATGGATGCCTCACCTGAAACGGGTGGCCATGGCAATGGCGTGCGCCCCATGCACATGTTAATCATGGGTCTGGGCGGATGTACGGCCATCGACGTGATTATGATTCTCAAAAAACAACGACAGGAGATTCAGGATTTTCGTATTGAAATTGAAGCAGAGCGTGAAAAAGATAAAGAGCCCGCGCTCTGGGAAAAAGCACATATTCGTTTTTTACTTACCGGACATATTGAGCCAGGCAAAGCCGAGCGAGCGGTGGAACTGTCCATGCAAAAATATTGCTCGGTAGCTGAAACCCTTCGCAGATCAGGCACACAGCTGAGCTGGGAAGTACAGGTAAATGCCGGCCTATCTTGA
- a CDS encoding O-succinylhomoserine sulfhydrylase, with translation MHSSHWHPETRVIRTRYASTEAREHSVPLFLTSSFCYPDAETMRAVFADEQEAYIYSRFSNPNVDEFVQRMCALEGAEDGFATASGMSAVFASIMAFLQQGDHLLSSAAIFGSTHTLFSKYLPKWGIRCDEFDMRHPEQIEKLIRPETKMIFLETPSNPGLDIIDIKQVAEIAHAHGLLLNVDNCFATPALQQPIALGADLVVHSATKWIDGQGRVLGGIVLGKKALIHEVYLLCRTMGPSLSPFNAWMLSRSLETLHLRMQQHSANAWELARRLQSHPSVREVRYPFLESHPQYAIARKQMTAGGGIVCFELKGGLAQGKRFLDALQMLSLTANLGDTRSIASHPASTTHAKLTEEERLAVGITPGLIRISVGLEHVDDIYADIEQALEKSER, from the coding sequence ATGCATTCATCTCACTGGCATCCTGAAACACGCGTGATTCGCACACGCTATGCATCCACGGAAGCGCGTGAACACAGCGTACCCCTGTTTTTGACTTCGAGCTTCTGTTATCCGGATGCCGAAACGATGCGCGCCGTATTTGCCGACGAACAGGAGGCTTACATCTACAGTCGGTTCAGCAATCCTAATGTAGATGAATTTGTGCAAAGGATGTGTGCGCTGGAAGGTGCAGAAGATGGGTTTGCCACTGCATCGGGCATGAGCGCGGTCTTCGCCAGCATCATGGCCTTTCTACAACAGGGCGACCACTTGCTGAGCTCGGCTGCCATCTTTGGTTCGACGCATACCCTGTTTTCCAAATACCTACCCAAATGGGGGATTCGCTGTGATGAATTCGATATGCGCCATCCGGAGCAAATCGAAAAGCTCATCAGGCCGGAGACAAAGATGATTTTCCTGGAAACACCTTCCAATCCGGGCCTGGACATCATCGACATTAAACAGGTAGCCGAAATTGCCCATGCACACGGTTTGCTATTGAATGTAGATAATTGTTTCGCCACACCGGCATTACAACAACCTATTGCGCTGGGTGCCGACCTGGTGGTGCATTCGGCTACTAAATGGATCGACGGGCAGGGGCGCGTGTTAGGGGGTATTGTGTTGGGGAAAAAGGCGCTTATCCATGAGGTGTATTTATTGTGCCGAACCATGGGACCCTCGCTTTCCCCGTTCAATGCATGGATGCTGAGTCGCAGTTTGGAAACATTGCATCTGCGCATGCAGCAGCACAGTGCGAATGCCTGGGAACTCGCCAGAAGATTACAGTCGCACCCATCTGTAAGAGAAGTACGGTATCCCTTTCTGGAAAGCCATCCCCAGTACGCCATTGCCCGGAAGCAAATGACCGCAGGCGGCGGCATCGTGTGTTTTGAATTAAAAGGCGGATTGGCACAAGGGAAGCGCTTTCTGGATGCCCTTCAAATGCTTTCGCTCACGGCAAACTTAGGTGATACCCGATCCATTGCCTCACATCCGGCATCTACCACACATGCCAAACTCACTGAAGAAGAACGGCTTGCCGTGGGTATTACTCCTGGATTGATTCGAATCTCCGTGGGCCTTGAACATGTAGACGATATCTATGCCGATATCGAACAGGCCCTGGAGAAAAGTGAGCGCTGA
- a CDS encoding alpha/beta fold hydrolase has translation MGGYQAMEWALMDPDFVQRLFLLATGAAESAWGIAIHTAQRLAIEADNTWKEDRPDAGARGLKAARAIGMLTYRNYQTFMRTQTDTDFTKIDHFKASSYILHQGEKLVKRFNAQSYWLLTKAMDSHNIARGRADRLEDVLATIRQKTLILGITSDILCPPEEQRFLARHMPYSAYYEIDSPYGHDGFLIEFDIIGQILHDWLERSSTDLS, from the coding sequence ATGGGAGGCTATCAGGCTATGGAGTGGGCTTTGATGGATCCGGATTTCGTACAACGATTGTTTTTACTCGCTACCGGAGCTGCGGAAAGTGCCTGGGGAATTGCTATTCACACTGCACAACGGCTGGCCATTGAAGCCGATAACACGTGGAAAGAGGACCGACCTGATGCGGGAGCCAGAGGATTGAAAGCAGCACGAGCTATAGGCATGCTCACCTATCGCAATTATCAAACATTTATGCGTACACAAACCGATACGGATTTCACGAAAATCGATCATTTCAAAGCATCTTCCTACATCCTGCATCAGGGTGAAAAGCTGGTGAAACGATTTAATGCACAATCATACTGGTTGCTTACCAAAGCCATGGACAGCCATAACATTGCAAGAGGCCGTGCCGATCGGCTTGAAGATGTACTGGCTACCATTCGCCAGAAAACCCTGATTTTGGGCATCACCAGCGATATCCTTTGTCCGCCCGAAGAACAACGCTTTTTAGCCCGACATATGCCGTATTCTGCATATTATGAGATTGACTCACCATACGGTCATGATGGATTCTTGATTGAATTTGATATCATCGGCCAGATATTACACGATTGGCTGGAACGTAGTTCAACTGATTTATCTTAA
- a CDS encoding phosphoribosylaminoimidazolesuccinocarboxamide synthase yields MHEDIFHFPQQTGFYRGKVRDVYEIDHRYLVMIVSDRISAFDVILPRPIPYKGQVLNQIAAAMLRATAHLVPNWLIDTPLPHVSIGYKCQPFPLEMVVRGYLAGHAWRVYKSGKRELCGVALPEGLRENAPLPQPIITPTTKAHSGHDEDVSREQILQQGWISETDYSRLETYALQLFNEGQRLARARGLILVDTKYEFGKKDNEIYLIDEVHTPDSSRYFYADSYEENFKHQRPQRQLSKEFVREWLMENGFQGRTGEQIPEMTNEQVQHFSQRYIELYEQLIGIPFQPRSYTSQEVFEAVVESLKQLGIRA; encoded by the coding sequence ATGCACGAGGACATCTTTCATTTTCCGCAGCAGACGGGCTTCTACAGAGGCAAGGTGCGCGATGTATATGAAATTGATCATCGCTATCTGGTGATGATTGTTAGCGATCGCATTTCGGCTTTTGATGTCATCCTTCCGCGCCCTATTCCTTACAAAGGTCAGGTATTGAACCAGATTGCCGCAGCCATGTTGAGAGCAACCGCTCATCTGGTGCCCAACTGGCTGATCGACACCCCACTTCCACATGTGAGTATTGGATACAAGTGCCAGCCTTTTCCGCTGGAGATGGTGGTCAGGGGCTATCTGGCCGGTCATGCCTGGCGGGTATATAAAAGCGGAAAACGCGAATTGTGCGGCGTAGCGCTTCCGGAAGGCCTCCGGGAAAATGCACCGCTTCCTCAACCCATCATTACACCCACAACCAAGGCTCATTCCGGCCATGATGAGGATGTAAGCCGCGAGCAAATTTTACAACAGGGCTGGATCAGCGAAACCGACTACTCCCGACTGGAAACTTATGCCCTGCAATTATTCAACGAGGGGCAACGCCTGGCTCGCGCCCGGGGACTCATACTGGTAGATACCAAATACGAATTTGGCAAAAAAGACAATGAAATTTACCTCATCGATGAAGTGCATACGCCCGACTCATCACGCTACTTTTATGCGGATAGCTACGAAGAAAATTTTAAACATCAGCGCCCACAGCGACAGTTGAGCAAGGAATTTGTCAGGGAATGGCTCATGGAAAATGGATTTCAGGGCCGAACAGGCGAGCAAATTCCTGAAATGACCAACGAACAGGTACAACACTTCAGCCAGCGATATATTGAATTGTATGAACAGCTCATCGGCATACCCTTTCAGCCGCGAAGCTATACTTCCCAAGAGGTATTTGAGGCTGTGGTAGAATCGCTAAAGCAGTTGGGCATACGGGCCTGA
- a CDS encoding ABC transporter ATP-binding protein produces MSHLKSLNKYFIRYKWRLLLGIAFVILSNIPAVVQPQVIRYVIDLTEENIGFYRILNGSLLQPVYLKFLTSVIAYFGVVMLLLALLRGLFMFFMRQTLIVMSRYIEYDLKNEIYQHYQELDLMFYKTHNIGDLMNRITEDVSRVRMYVGPALMYSVNLFFTIVMTVYVMWQVNVKLTLFTLAPLPFLALTIYYVNRIIHKRSERIQAELSNLTTIAQENYSGIRVIKSYTQEEATAEHFREACERYKISALYLARTEAIYFPSMLLMIGLSTLITILIGGIQAIHGTVTIGSIAEFVVYVNMLTWPVASIGSVASMIQRASASQKRINEFMQIQPRIRNHPHALKPVLKGEIDIRHLSFTYPNTGRTAIKDFSLHIRPGEKVAIVGRIGCGKTTLTHLLIRMYDPQQGEILYDGIPIQQIELSWLRQQISYVPQDVFLFSDTIANNIRYARPDASLEEVRAAARAASIDREIMEFPQQYDTLVGERGVTLSGGQKQRISIARALLKNPNILIFDDCLSAVDARTEKEILDNLYQFLKDKTAIIITHRIFALFDFDQVIVMDQGRIIEQGTHESLLEKGGYYAALYARQQSTHDQAAEILPPQR; encoded by the coding sequence ATGTCACATCTGAAATCACTCAATAAATATTTCATTCGCTATAAATGGCGCCTGCTGTTAGGTATTGCCTTTGTAATCCTTTCGAATATACCCGCTGTCGTTCAGCCACAGGTGATTCGTTACGTGATTGATCTCACGGAAGAAAATATTGGCTTTTATCGCATCCTGAACGGAAGCCTGTTGCAACCCGTATATCTCAAATTCCTGACTTCCGTAATTGCTTATTTCGGTGTGGTGATGCTGCTGCTGGCATTGCTCCGGGGATTGTTTATGTTTTTCATGCGACAGACGCTTATCGTCATGTCAAGATATATTGAATATGATCTGAAAAATGAAATTTACCAACATTACCAGGAGCTTGACCTGATGTTTTACAAAACCCATAACATCGGCGACCTGATGAATCGGATCACCGAAGATGTATCGCGGGTACGCATGTATGTGGGACCGGCTTTGATGTATAGCGTAAATCTGTTTTTCACCATTGTGATGACGGTTTATGTCATGTGGCAGGTAAATGTAAAACTCACCCTTTTCACACTGGCTCCCTTGCCCTTTCTGGCATTGACGATTTACTATGTAAACCGCATTATTCATAAACGCAGTGAGCGTATCCAGGCCGAGCTCTCCAATCTCACCACCATTGCGCAGGAGAACTATTCCGGCATCCGCGTCATTAAATCGTATACACAGGAAGAGGCTACGGCCGAGCATTTTCGCGAAGCCTGCGAACGATATAAGATCAGTGCGCTTTATCTGGCCCGTACGGAAGCCATTTATTTTCCTTCCATGCTTTTGATGATTGGTTTGAGCACGCTTATCACCATTCTAATCGGTGGCATACAGGCTATTCATGGAACCGTGACCATCGGTAGTATTGCCGAATTTGTGGTGTATGTGAATATGCTTACCTGGCCTGTAGCCTCGATTGGCTCAGTGGCGTCTATGATTCAGCGAGCATCTGCTTCACAAAAACGCATCAATGAATTCATGCAAATTCAACCCCGGATTCGCAATCACCCACATGCGCTTAAACCTGTATTAAAAGGCGAAATCGACATTCGTCATCTGAGCTTTACCTATCCCAATACCGGGCGTACAGCCATAAAAGATTTTTCTCTGCATATACGCCCCGGCGAAAAAGTGGCTATCGTGGGTCGTATTGGATGTGGAAAAACCACCCTCACCCATTTGTTGATTCGCATGTACGATCCGCAACAGGGCGAAATCCTGTATGATGGCATACCCATTCAGCAGATTGAATTGAGCTGGCTGAGGCAACAAATCAGCTATGTACCGCAGGATGTGTTTCTGTTTTCCGATACCATTGCCAATAACATTCGATATGCCCGACCCGATGCCTCTCTCGAAGAAGTGCGGGCGGCCGCACGAGCAGCCAGTATCGACCGGGAAATCATGGAGTTTCCCCAGCAATACGATACCCTTGTCGGAGAAAGGGGTGTAACCCTTTCGGGCGGCCAGAAACAACGCATCTCCATTGCCCGGGCATTATTGAAAAACCCCAATATTCTGATTTTCGACGATTGCCTGTCGGCCGTAGACGCACGCACGGAAAAAGAAATTCTCGATAATCTCTACCAGTTTCTTAAAGATAAAACGGCTATCATTATCACCCATCGCATCTTTGCACTGTTTGATTTTGATCAGGTCATTGTCATGGATCAGGGTAGAATCATCGAGCAAGGCACGCATGAAAGTCTGCTGGAAAAAGGGGGATATTATGCTGCACTGTATGCCCGACAGCAAAGCACACACGACCAGGCCGCGGAAATACTGCCTCCCCAGCGATAA